A single genomic interval of Bacillus sp. es.036 harbors:
- the mdh gene encoding malate dehydrogenase — MTVKRKKVSVIGAGFTGATTAFLLAQKELADVVLVDIPNQEGPTKGKALDMFEASPVQGFDSKITGTSNYEDTAGSDIVVITAGIARKPGMSRDDLVNTNAKIMKSVTQDIVKYSPETTIVVLTNPVDAMTYTVFKESGLPKNRVIGQSGILDSARFRSFIAEELNLSVKDITGFVLGGHGDDMVPLVRYSFAGGIPLQSLISEERLAEIVERTRKGGGEIVSLLGNGSAYYAPAASLVEMVEAILKDQRRVLPTIAYLEGEYGYDGLYLGVPTILGGGGIEEIIELDLTNEEKKELDKSADSVRKVMTVLG, encoded by the coding sequence ATGACAGTGAAACGTAAAAAAGTTTCCGTAATTGGAGCAGGTTTTACTGGGGCAACAACTGCTTTTCTTTTAGCTCAAAAAGAACTTGCTGACGTTGTACTCGTTGATATCCCAAATCAGGAGGGCCCAACAAAAGGGAAAGCACTTGACATGTTTGAAGCAAGCCCTGTTCAGGGTTTTGATTCTAAAATCACCGGTACATCAAATTATGAAGATACAGCAGGTTCAGATATTGTTGTGATTACAGCTGGTATTGCTAGAAAACCAGGAATGAGCCGGGACGATCTTGTGAATACAAATGCGAAAATCATGAAAAGTGTGACTCAGGATATTGTGAAATATTCTCCTGAAACGACCATTGTTGTGTTAACGAATCCTGTTGATGCCATGACGTATACGGTGTTTAAGGAGTCTGGGCTTCCTAAAAATCGCGTAATTGGTCAGTCGGGAATTCTGGATTCTGCCCGATTCCGTTCATTTATTGCTGAAGAGTTGAACCTTTCTGTTAAAGATATTACAGGATTCGTCCTCGGTGGGCATGGTGATGATATGGTTCCACTTGTTCGCTATTCGTTTGCAGGTGGCATTCCACTTCAGAGCCTTATTTCTGAAGAGCGCCTTGCTGAAATTGTGGAACGAACCCGCAAAGGTGGCGGCGAAATTGTAAGTCTTCTAGGAAATGGTAGTGCATACTATGCTCCTGCTGCATCACTTGTTGAGATGGTAGAGGCAATCCTTAAAGACCAGCGTCGTGTTCTTCCAACAATCGCCTATCTCGAAGGCGAGTATGGTTATGACGGGCTTTACCTCGGTGTACCGACAATTCTTGGCGGTGGCGGTATTGAAGAAATCATTGAACTTGATTTAACAAATGAAGAGAAGAAAGAGCTAGATAAATCAGCTGATTCCGTTCGTAAAGTAATGACGGTATTAGGTTAA
- a CDS encoding nitroreductase family protein: MNATKINDFNDIITGRRSIRHYDSSVKITKEEMTEILTEATLAPSSVNLQPWRFVVIDSEEGKTTLAPLAKFNQSQVETSAAVIAVFVDMNSLDYADEIYDTAVQKGYMPAEVRDQQLPAIKGLLEGMSNEQFREMNIIDGGLVSMQLMLAARAHGYDTNPIGGYEKEQIAEAYGMDKERYYPVMLISIGKAANEGYKSVRLPVESITEWK, from the coding sequence ATGAATGCAACCAAAATAAATGACTTTAATGACATTATTACAGGACGACGCTCAATTCGCCATTACGATTCGTCAGTCAAAATTACTAAAGAAGAGATGACGGAAATTTTAACTGAAGCTACGTTGGCACCATCTTCAGTCAATCTTCAACCATGGCGTTTTGTCGTTATCGATAGCGAGGAGGGAAAAACAACTTTAGCTCCACTTGCTAAATTTAATCAATCACAAGTTGAAACATCTGCAGCTGTTATTGCGGTATTTGTAGATATGAACAGCCTCGACTATGCTGATGAAATTTATGACACTGCTGTACAAAAAGGGTATATGCCTGCAGAAGTAAGAGATCAACAGCTTCCAGCGATAAAAGGCTTGTTAGAAGGTATGTCAAATGAGCAATTTAGAGAAATGAATATCATTGATGGTGGATTAGTGTCCATGCAATTGATGTTAGCGGCTCGAGCACACGGATATGATACAAATCCAATTGGTGGATATGAGAAAGAGCAGATTGCTGAAGCTTACGGTATGGATAAAGAGCGCTACTATCCAGTGATGCTGATTTCAATTGGTAAAGCAGCAAACGAAGGATACAAATCTGTTCGCTTACCTGTTGAATCAATTACAGAGTGGAAATAA
- the icd gene encoding NADP-dependent isocitrate dehydrogenase: protein MANGEKITVNNGVLNVPDHAIIPYIEGDGTGPDIWAAASKVLEGAVDKAYGGKKKIVWKEVYAGQKAFDKTGEWLPADTLDAIREYIIAIKGPLTTPVGGGIRSLNVALRQELDLFTCLRPVRYFKGVPSPVKRPEDTDMVIFRENTEDIYAGIEFQKGTDEVKKIISFLQDEMGAKNIRFPETSGIGIKPVSEEGTKRLVRAAIQYALDEGRKNVTLVHKGNIMKFTEGAFKNWGYEVAEQEFGDKVFTWSEYDRIVEEKGKDAANEAQSKAESEGKLIVKDAIADIFLQQILTRPAEFDVVATMNLNGDYVSDALAAQVGGIGIAPGANINYETGHAIFEATHGTAPKYAGLDKVNPSSVILSGVLMLEHIGWNEAAKLVLDSMEKTIANKVVTYDFARLMDGATEVKTSEFGDELINNMD from the coding sequence ATGGCTAATGGAGAGAAGATTACCGTAAATAATGGTGTACTAAACGTTCCAGATCATGCAATTATTCCATACATTGAGGGCGACGGAACGGGACCTGATATTTGGGCGGCCGCTTCGAAAGTATTAGAAGGCGCAGTTGATAAAGCTTATGGTGGTAAGAAAAAAATCGTATGGAAAGAAGTATATGCAGGTCAGAAAGCATTTGATAAAACAGGTGAATGGCTACCGGCAGATACGCTTGATGCGATTCGTGAATACATAATTGCAATCAAAGGACCACTCACTACACCAGTTGGGGGAGGCATTCGTTCGCTGAATGTTGCCCTACGACAAGAGCTTGATTTATTTACTTGTCTTCGTCCAGTCCGTTATTTTAAAGGCGTTCCTTCACCTGTAAAGCGTCCTGAGGATACCGATATGGTTATTTTTCGCGAAAATACAGAAGATATTTATGCAGGAATTGAATTCCAAAAGGGTACTGATGAAGTCAAGAAAATCATTTCTTTCCTTCAAGATGAAATGGGTGCAAAAAATATCCGCTTCCCTGAAACGTCTGGTATTGGAATTAAGCCTGTTTCAGAAGAAGGTACTAAGCGCTTGGTTCGTGCAGCTATTCAGTACGCACTTGATGAGGGCCGCAAAAATGTAACGCTCGTTCATAAAGGGAATATTATGAAATTTACTGAAGGAGCTTTCAAAAACTGGGGTTATGAAGTAGCGGAGCAAGAATTTGGCGACAAGGTTTTCACTTGGTCTGAGTACGATCGCATCGTTGAAGAAAAAGGGAAAGATGCTGCGAACGAAGCGCAGTCCAAGGCAGAAAGCGAAGGCAAGCTAATTGTTAAAGATGCCATTGCTGATATCTTCTTGCAACAAATTCTAACTCGTCCAGCTGAATTTGACGTAGTTGCTACAATGAACTTGAACGGTGACTATGTTTCTGATGCTCTAGCAGCTCAGGTTGGTGGAATTGGAATCGCTCCTGGAGCAAACATTAACTACGAAACTGGACACGCTATTTTTGAAGCAACACATGGTACGGCTCCAAAATACGCTGGTCTTGATAAAGTAAATCCTTCCTCCGTTATTCTTTCAGGAGTCCTTATGCTCGAGCATATCGGATGGAATGAAGCGGCGAAGCTTGTACTTGATTCTATGGAAAAAACAATTGCGAATAAAGTTGTCACTTATGACTTCGCACGTCTTATGGACGGCGCAACGGAAGTGAAAACATCTGAATTTGGTGATGAACTCATCAATAATATGGACTAA
- a CDS encoding MarR family winged helix-turn-helix transcriptional regulator, with product MKASCSDEGKILYQLNNIYKQMSPKFERCTGISQSRLEILHKLFEVEEISQTALQKEVNIDSAAVTRHLKQLEVKEMVTRRKNPDDNRFTFVRLTEEGREKIASFRIEKEEFIRKVLKDFSEKEQYELSDMLSRIQNNIEEIQY from the coding sequence TTGAAAGCTTCTTGCTCAGATGAAGGTAAAATATTATACCAGTTAAATAATATATACAAACAAATGAGTCCGAAATTCGAAAGATGTACTGGCATCAGTCAGTCTCGCTTAGAGATCCTGCATAAATTGTTTGAGGTTGAGGAGATTAGCCAAACAGCTTTGCAGAAAGAAGTGAATATTGATAGTGCTGCTGTCACAAGACATTTAAAGCAGCTTGAGGTAAAAGAAATGGTTACTCGACGCAAGAACCCAGATGATAACCGCTTTACCTTTGTGAGGTTAACAGAAGAAGGTAGAGAGAAAATTGCTTCTTTTCGAATAGAGAAAGAAGAGTTCATTCGTAAAGTGTTAAAAGACTTTAGTGAGAAGGAACAATACGAATTATCCGATATGCTTAGCCGTATTCAAAATAACATTGAAGAAATTCAATACTAA
- the citZ gene encoding citrate synthase, which produces MTTTRGLEGVVATTSSISSIVNDVLTYRGYNIDDLAENASFEEVIYLLWNDKLPNKTELEEFTAEFASNASIPEEIVNQMKSYPIDKVHPMAALRTAVSTLALYDEEADDMSEEANYRKAIRLQAKIPTVVTAFSRIREGKAPVEPKKDLSFAANFLYTLTGELPEEVAVTAINKALVLHADHELNASTFTARVCVATLSDMYSGVTAAIGALKGPLHGGANERVMAMLSEIDRVDNVEPYLQNAFENKEKIMGFGHRVYKTGDPRAKHLREMSRKLTELTGETKWYEMSTKMEEIVTSEKGLPPNVDFYSASVYHSLGIDHDLFTPLFAVSRVSGWIAHILEQYSNNRLIRPRAEYVGATNQTYVKVENR; this is translated from the coding sequence ATGACGACTACTCGCGGATTAGAAGGCGTAGTTGCAACAACATCATCGATTAGTTCTATTGTAAATGATGTCTTAACATACAGAGGATATAATATCGATGACCTCGCTGAAAATGCTAGTTTTGAAGAAGTAATCTATCTATTATGGAACGATAAACTTCCTAATAAGACTGAACTTGAGGAATTCACAGCAGAATTTGCTAGTAACGCTTCGATTCCTGAAGAGATTGTGAATCAAATGAAATCGTATCCAATTGATAAGGTGCACCCGATGGCGGCTCTTCGTACAGCGGTTTCTACACTTGCACTGTATGATGAAGAAGCGGACGATATGAGCGAAGAGGCGAATTACCGTAAAGCGATCCGTCTTCAAGCAAAGATCCCAACTGTTGTAACCGCTTTTTCACGTATTCGTGAAGGGAAAGCTCCAGTAGAGCCTAAGAAAGATCTTAGCTTTGCTGCAAACTTCTTATATACGTTAACAGGAGAACTTCCAGAAGAAGTTGCTGTTACAGCAATCAATAAAGCGCTAGTGCTCCATGCCGATCATGAGCTAAATGCTTCAACATTTACTGCACGCGTATGTGTTGCAACACTTTCAGATATGTATTCAGGCGTAACGGCTGCTATTGGTGCACTGAAAGGGCCACTTCATGGTGGAGCAAACGAACGTGTTATGGCTATGTTAAGTGAAATCGATCGCGTTGATAACGTGGAACCATATTTGCAAAATGCGTTTGAAAACAAAGAAAAGATCATGGGCTTTGGACATCGCGTATATAAAACGGGTGATCCACGTGCAAAGCATTTGCGTGAAATGTCTCGCAAGCTAACAGAACTTACTGGAGAAACAAAGTGGTACGAGATGTCGACGAAGATGGAAGAAATCGTGACAAGTGAAAAGGGTCTCCCGCCTAATGTCGATTTTTATTCGGCTTCTGTTTATCATAGTCTAGGGATTGATCATGATTTGTTCACACCGCTATTTGCGGTCAGTCGTGTATCCGGTTGGATTGCTCACATTCTTGAGCAGTATAGCAATAACCGTTTAATCCGACCGCGTGCTGAATACGTAGGGGCGACAAATCAAACGTATGTAAAAGTAGAAAATAGATAA
- the ytvI gene encoding sporulation integral membrane protein YtvI: MNWKYIHRVLRFFLVIFLIILSLIAFYYIWHLAYPFVIALLLAFLINPMVDLLERRGKIPRPFAVALSILFLIGVLAAFIALLVNELVQGIVYIASVLPGNFQEIVSFIEELFVSHVMPLYNQLEDLFKDLNKDQQTTVLDNIQSIGTTVTTAVTDILQSLVEGIRSIIVSLPTILTVLVFSMLATFFISKDWYKFINWLKKKVRSDIQKSIGTVYVDLRRALFGFLKAQLTLISMTAVIVLIGLFILRVDYAITIAIIIGLVDLLPYLGTGAIFVPWMIYSFLTGNYALTIGLSILYGVVVIQRQVMEPKVLSSNIGLDPLATLIALFVGFQLFGFIGLIIGPVLLVVLKTLYQANVFKDIWGYIKGASGK; the protein is encoded by the coding sequence ATGAATTGGAAATACATACATAGAGTTTTACGATTTTTCCTTGTCATCTTTCTTATTATTCTTTCCTTAATTGCCTTTTATTATATTTGGCATCTCGCTTACCCTTTTGTAATTGCTTTACTTCTTGCTTTTTTAATCAATCCAATGGTCGACTTACTAGAAAGAAGAGGAAAAATTCCAAGACCCTTTGCTGTAGCTCTTTCCATTTTATTCCTAATTGGAGTGCTTGCAGCTTTTATTGCCTTGCTCGTAAATGAGCTTGTCCAGGGCATCGTTTATATCGCTAGCGTATTACCAGGAAACTTTCAAGAAATCGTTAGTTTCATAGAAGAACTCTTCGTGTCACACGTCATGCCACTTTATAATCAATTAGAAGACCTGTTTAAAGATTTAAATAAAGATCAGCAAACGACTGTTCTTGACAATATTCAATCAATCGGGACAACTGTTACTACCGCTGTTACCGATATTCTTCAATCTCTTGTTGAAGGAATACGCTCAATTATCGTTAGTTTACCAACCATTTTAACTGTGCTTGTCTTCTCGATGTTGGCCACTTTTTTTATCAGTAAAGACTGGTATAAATTCATTAATTGGCTTAAAAAGAAAGTGCGTAGTGATATCCAAAAAAGTATTGGTACGGTCTATGTTGATTTAAGGCGGGCTTTGTTTGGCTTTCTTAAGGCACAGCTTACGCTGATCTCCATGACGGCTGTTATCGTCCTTATCGGTCTATTTATTTTGAGAGTTGATTATGCGATCACAATTGCGATTATTATTGGCCTAGTAGATCTCTTACCTTACCTTGGTACTGGAGCAATTTTTGTACCGTGGATGATTTATTCTTTTTTAACTGGTAATTATGCTCTAACAATTGGGCTTTCTATTCTTTACGGAGTCGTCGTCATCCAACGCCAAGTTATGGAGCCAAAAGTCCTATCTTCTAATATAGGACTTGATCCTCTCGCAACATTAATTGCGTTATTCGTAGGCTTTCAACTATTTGGATTCATCGGTCTGATTATCGGTCCAGTTCTTCTCGTAGTTCTTAAAACACTTTACCAAGCGAATGTATTTAAGGATATATGGGGTTATATAAAAGGGGCATCAGGTAAATAG
- a CDS encoding FxsA family protein — protein sequence MFRILLLFIIIVPALEIALLLLSGRTLGLIPTVLLIIGTGILGAWLARKEGAETIQKVNRQMQTGQMPGEAILDGLCILVGGVVLLTPGFITDAVGFLLLIPATRKPFKRWIKKFLERRMNNGQFMFIRR from the coding sequence ATGTTTCGTATTTTGTTGCTTTTTATTATCATCGTACCGGCTCTAGAAATCGCTTTGTTACTTCTGTCAGGAAGAACACTGGGGCTTATTCCAACAGTATTATTGATTATAGGTACTGGAATCCTCGGGGCCTGGCTTGCGCGTAAAGAAGGAGCAGAGACGATCCAGAAGGTGAACAGACAAATGCAGACTGGTCAAATGCCCGGTGAAGCTATTCTAGATGGTTTGTGTATACTTGTAGGTGGTGTCGTTCTACTCACACCGGGATTTATTACAGATGCAGTCGGCTTTTTGCTTCTTATACCGGCAACTAGAAAACCATTTAAGAGATGGATTAAGAAATTCCTTGAACGTCGAATGAATAATGGTCAGTTTATGTTTATTAGAAGGTAA
- a CDS encoding MaoC family dehydratase, which yields MLLGKKRKLGRMIDEMSVGEKLEVTEKIEDRDLLLYLGLSNDNNPLFIQHDYASMTPFKKPIVPQIMLLAIITGAISKYLPGPGSSIKKQEVIFENPVHHYETLHFQFEVMNVFTKEHEVEINVKGINESGEAILDGLFTVCPPYPAKPLTKSTSFENF from the coding sequence ATGTTACTAGGAAAAAAACGTAAACTTGGACGAATGATCGATGAAATGTCAGTAGGTGAAAAGCTGGAAGTGACGGAAAAAATAGAGGATCGGGACCTTCTTTTATATCTCGGGCTGTCAAATGACAATAATCCTCTTTTCATTCAGCATGATTATGCTTCGATGACACCTTTCAAAAAACCGATTGTCCCGCAAATTATGCTTCTTGCTATCATAACAGGTGCTATATCTAAGTATTTGCCTGGACCTGGGAGTAGTATTAAAAAACAGGAAGTCATTTTTGAGAATCCCGTCCATCATTATGAGACACTTCATTTTCAGTTTGAAGTTATGAATGTCTTTACAAAAGAACATGAAGTTGAAATAAACGTTAAGGGCATAAATGAATCAGGAGAAGCTATCTTAGACGGTTTGTTTACTGTCTGCCCCCCATATCCTGCAAAACCATTAACAAAGTCAACATCCTTTGAGAATTTTTAG
- a CDS encoding putative quinol monooxygenase: MIIIHAGLQINPAKEEAFLNEVATLIEEARKEEGNLSYTLTKEVEKESTYKMIEAYEDMAAVEKHNQSAHFQAFVGKAPEYLVAPLDVKVYDATEVQK, translated from the coding sequence ATGATTATTATTCATGCAGGATTACAAATTAACCCGGCTAAGGAAGAAGCGTTTCTTAACGAAGTAGCTACTCTTATTGAAGAAGCTAGAAAAGAAGAAGGAAATCTTTCTTATACTTTGACGAAAGAGGTTGAAAAAGAGAGTACTTATAAAATGATTGAAGCTTATGAAGACATGGCTGCAGTTGAAAAGCACAATCAAAGTGCTCATTTTCAAGCATTTGTTGGAAAAGCACCAGAATATTTGGTGGCCCCATTAGACGTTAAAGTGTATGACGCTACTGAAGTGCAAAAATAA
- a CDS encoding DUF441 domain-containing protein: protein MSIISQPTIFLLILFAIALIAKNSSLIIAVAVLLVVKTVGLGDKVFPIFQSKGISWGVTIITIAVLVPIANGEIGFKQLGEAVKSSYAWIAMGAGIFVAIIASKGIILLQNDPHITTALVFGTILAVAVFQGIAVGPLIGAGIAYMAMKVVEFFT from the coding sequence ATGTCAATTATTTCTCAGCCTACTATTTTTCTACTCATTTTATTTGCAATCGCGCTTATTGCGAAAAATAGCTCGCTCATTATTGCCGTAGCGGTCTTACTGGTTGTGAAAACGGTGGGACTTGGTGATAAAGTATTTCCGATCTTTCAATCAAAAGGAATCTCCTGGGGAGTAACAATCATTACGATTGCCGTGCTCGTACCAATTGCAAATGGAGAAATAGGTTTTAAGCAACTTGGTGAAGCAGTTAAATCTTCTTATGCATGGATTGCAATGGGAGCTGGTATATTTGTTGCGATTATCGCTTCAAAAGGGATTATTTTACTACAAAATGATCCGCATATTACCACAGCGCTTGTATTTGGTACAATTCTTGCTGTAGCTGTTTTTCAAGGAATTGCCGTTGGTCCATTGATTGGAGCGGGCATTGCTTATATGGCGATGAAGGTTGTTGAATTTTTCACCTGA